The proteins below come from a single Aegilops tauschii subsp. strangulata cultivar AL8/78 chromosome 6, Aet v6.0, whole genome shotgun sequence genomic window:
- the LOC109766531 gene encoding pentatricopeptide repeat-containing protein At1g05750, chloroplastic-like: MAAAASPSLSLPPPAQRATPKPRRRTPPRDVVSWTAAIARPAREGDLPSTAAALSAMLSSPAAPAPNDVTLLTVLSACAGAHSCPLARPLALSLHALAIKLFPSHLLLCTCLARFYLASRLPHHALQLFGSMPVRSVVTYNTMITGLMRNGLVAAAREVFDGMPDPDKVSWTALIDGCVKNGRHDEAIDCFHAMLLDGVEPDYVTLVAAISTCAEVGALGLGMWVHRFVIRERLEGNIRIANSLIDMYARCGKVKFARQVFDSMRKRTVVSWNSMIIGFAANGRSTDAIEHFEAMQRKGFKPDAVTFTGVLTACSHAGLTDEGLRYYDAMKAEHGITARMEHYGCVVDLLGRAGRLDEAMSVVATMPMRPNEVVLGALLAGCRMHGDVEMAEQLMQYLLEQDPGGDSNYVLLSNIYAAVGKWDRAGKVRGLMKARGVKKRPGRSAVEINGDVHEFVCGDRSHPQAAEVFDMLGLLSHEMAGREAVSYE, translated from the coding sequence ATGGCAGCGGCCGCCTCTCCATCTCTCAGTCTCCCTCCACCAGCGCAGCGCGCCACCCCAAAGCcgcgccgccgcacgccgccgcgaGACGTGGTCTCGTGGACGGCCGCCATCGCGCGCCCGGCGCGGGAGGGCGACCTGCCGTCGACGGCCGCCGCGCTCTCCGCCATGCTCTCCTCCCCCGCCGCGCCTGCGCCCAACGACGTCACCCTCCTCACCGTcctctccgcctgcgccggcgcccACTCCTGCCCGCTCGCCCGGCCCCTGGCGCTATCGCTCCACGCCCTCGCCATCAAACTCTTCCccagccacctcctcctctgcaCCTGCCTCGCGCGGTTCTACCTCGCGTCCCGCCTCCCCCACCACGCCCTCCAGCTGTTCGGCTCTATGCCCGTAAGGTCCGTGGTCACGTACAACACCATGATCACCGGCCTCATGCGCAATGGCCTCGTCGCCGCCGCGCGCGAGGTGTTCGACGGAATGCCGGACCCGGACAAGGTTTCCTGGACGGCGCTCATCGACGGGTGCGTCAAGAACGGGCGCCACGACGAGGCGATCGACTGCTTCCATGCCATGCTGCTGGACGGCGTCGAGCCAGACTACGTCACGCTGGTAGCTGCCATCTCCACGTGCGCCGAGGTCGGCGCGCTCGGTCTCGGTATGTGGGTGCACCGGTTCGTGATCAGGGAGAGGCTGGAGGGCAACATCCGCATTGCCAACTCGTTGATCGACATGTATGCTCGGTGCGGTAAGGTGAAGTTTGCACGGCAGGTGTTTGACAGCATGAGGAAGCGGACGGTGGTCTCCTGGAACTCGATGATCATCGGGTTCGCTGCCAACGGACGGTCCACAGACGCCATCGAGCATTTCGAGGCGATGCAGAGGAAGGGGTTCAAGCCAGACGCTGTGACGTTCACGGGCGTGCTCACGGCCTGCAGTCACGCCGGTCTCACCGATGAGGGGCTGAGATACTATGACGCCATGAAGGCAGAGCACGGCATCACAGCAAGGATGGAGCACTACGGGTGCGTGGTCGACCTGCTCGGCCGGGCCGGGCGTCTGGACGAGGCCATGAGCGTGGTGGCGACCATGCCGATGCGGCCAAACGAGGTGGTGCTCGGAGCCCTGCTTGCTGGGTGCCGGATGCACGGGGACGTGGAGATGGCCGAGCAGCTGATGCAGTACCTCCTGGAGCAAGACCCCGGCGGCGACTCAAATTATGTGCTGCTGTCGAACATCTACGCTGCCGTCGGGAAATGGGATCGGGCCGGCAAGGTTAGGGGCCTGATGAAAGCCCGGGGAGTGAAGAAGAGGCCTGGACGGAGCGCCGTGGAGATCAACGGCGACGTGCATGAGTTTGTCTGCGGAGATCGGTCTCATCCGCAGGCTGCTGAGGTGTTCGACATGCTCGGCCTGCTGAGCCATGAGATGGCAGGGCGTGAGGCCGTGAGTTATGAATGA